The Amycolatopsis jiangsuensis nucleotide sequence CGTGGTTCGTTCGGCTTGGGCTCGAGCGCGAACCGCAGGTCGTAGCCCTGCGAAACGACGTAGTCGGCAAGGAGGTCGAGGCCCTCCTTGTACCGCGCGAGCGCGGCCCGCACGTCCTTCGCCGCGTCCGACTCGGCACCCTCGCGGCCGCCCCACACCACGTAGGTCCGCGCGCCCAGCTCCGCGGCCAGGTCCAGATTGCGCCGGACCTTGGTCAGCGCGTACCGGCGGATGTCGCGGTCGTTGCTGGTGAGACCGCCGTCCTTGAAGACCGGATGGCTGAACAGGTTCGTCGTGGCCATCGGCACCTTCAGGCCGGTCGCGCTCAGCGCCTTCTTGAACTTCGCGACGGCGGTGGCCCGGTCGGGTTCGGTGGCGAGCAGGTCGTCGTCGTGGAACGTCACCCCGTAGGCACCCAGCTCGGCCAGCCGGTGCACGCTCTCGACCGGATCCAGCGCCGGGCGGGTGGCCACGCCGAACGGGTCGGAAGCCGGCCAGCCCACGGTCCACAGGCCGAAGGTGAACTTGTCGGCCGGGGTGGGGGCGTAGTCGTCCATGACTGTCCCTTCATTTAGTTCACGTTGTAGACTAAATATCCGGCTGCCGGGCCGGTCCGTCAAGAGGGAGGTCGCGATGACGCAGCCGGTGCGCCACGACGCGATGCGCGCGCGCAACCTCGGGCTGGTGCTCGGCGAGGTGAGCCGCGGCGGCCCGCTGACCAGAGCCGCACTGGCGGAACGGACCGGGCTGACCAAGTCCACGGTGTCCAAGCTGGTCGGGGATCTCGTCGAGGCCGGGTTTCTCGCGGAGACGGGTCCCACGCGGGTGGGGGAGCGCGGCCGGCCGGGGGTCTCCGTCGCGCTCAGCGGTGCGCGGATGGCGTCGCTCGGGCTCGAGGTCAACGTGGACTATCTCGCCGCCGATGTGCTCGATCTTTCCGGTGCGGTGCGGTTTTCCCGCCGTGTCGACCGGGACAACCGTGGCCGGGCTCCGGAGGTGGTGCTGCGGGCGGTGCAGGACCTCGCCGAGGTCGCGCTCGCCGAAGCGCGGGCGGCCGGGCTGACCGTGGCCGGGGCAGTGCTGGCGGTCTCCGGTCCGGTCGCCGGCGGGGTGCTCGCCAGCGCCCCGAACCTCGGCTGGCGGGACGTGCGAGCGGCGGAGCTGCTCGACCTGCCGGTGCCGGTCGCGCTGGAGAACGAGGCGAACCTGGGTGCGCTGGGGGAGCTGTGGTTCGGTGCCGGTGCACCGGATTTCCTCTATGTCTCCGGGGAAATCGGCATCGGTGCCGGACTGGTGGTCGGCTCGGAGCTCTTCCGCGGTGCGCGCGGCCTGTCCGGCGAGTTGGGGCACGTGCTGGTTTCCGCGACCGGCCCCGACTGCCGCTGCGGCGCCCGGGGTTGCCTGGAAACCTATGCGGGACAAGAAGCTCTGCTCGCCGCGGGCGGGCAGCCGGACCTGCCCGCCCTCGTTGCCGCGCTCGAGGCGGACGACCGCACGGCCCTCGCCGCGGCCGACGCGGCCGCCGAAGCCCTCGGCCTCGCACTGACTTCGGCGGTCAACCTGCTGGATCTGGACCGCATCGTCCTTGGCGGGGTGTTCGGTCCGCTCTTCCCGTGGCTGGCCCCGCCTGCGGAGGCCGTGCTGACCGCACGGCTGGCCTCGCTCCGCGGCTCGGTGCCGGTGCTGAGCTCCTCCACGCTGGGCGCCTCCGCCGCCACCCTGGGCGCCGCGGGCCGCACCATCCACCGCATTCTGGCCGACCCGGCCGATTTCCTGCCGCACTGAACGGAAAACTGACCTGATACCACAAAGGACAGTGACCATCACGGACACTGCGGGCTCCGCAGGCGCGGAGTCGGTTCGGCGGCAACCGAGGGAGTCGAACCCTGCGCGGCTTGTGAAGGCGGCGCTCCTGACCGGCCCTGACCCTTCGGCGGGCGACGGCTGCCTTGTACTCCTTCCAACAGCATCGGGATACCCCGGATTCCGCCCTCTGCACCCGGTTCACCCGAACGGGGTCGAACTGGCAAGCTGGGTGGATGGATGATCTTCTGCTCCGCCGGGTGCGGGTCGGAGTGCGGGGACCGCTCGCCGATGTGCGGGTGCACGACGGCGTGGTGACGGCCGTCGAGGAGCCCGGTGCCGGGTCCGGCTTCGCCGCCCGGGTGCTCGACGGGCACGGCGGCACGGTGCTTCCCGGGCTGGTCGACGCCCATGCCCATCTGCTGCAGTGGGCCGGGTTCCGGCGCCGGATCGCGCTGGGCGCCGCGCGTTCGGCGGTCGGGGCGGTGGAGTTGCTGATGGAGCGGCTGCTCGCCGCGCCGGAACGGTCGCAGGAGCTGGTCGTCGGCGCGGGATTCCGGGACGGGCTGTGGCCGGACCAGCCGCACAAGGACCTGCTGGAGCGGGCGCTGCCCGGCCGGGCGGTGGCGTTGTTCGGCGCCGATCTGCACACGCTGTGGCTGAGCCCGGCGGCGTTGCGGGTGATCGGGCTGGACCATCCGACCGGCGTGCTGGTGGAGAACGACTGCATGAGCGCCACCGCGGCGCTGCCGTCCGCGCCGGTGGAGGTGCAGGACGGCTGGGTCGCCGAAGCGCTCGCCGCGGCGGCCGCGCGCGGGGTGACCGCAGTGGCCGACTACGAATACGCCGACACCGTCGCGGACTGGACCCGGCGGGCCGCCGAAAAGCCGCCGCTGATCCGGGTTTCCTGTGTGATCGCGCGGTATCTGCTGGAGCAGACCATCGAACGCGGGCACCGTACCGGCGACCTCCTCGAAGCCGGGCACGGACTGCTGACGGTGGGTCCGTTCAAGCTGTTCGTCGACGGTTCGCTGAACACCCGCACCGCCTACTGTCACGATCCCTATCCCGGGTCGGGCGGGGCGGGGTCGCTGGAGCTGCCGCCGGAGGAGCTGGTGGCGCTGATGCGCCGCGCCGCCGGCCACGGGCTGGACCCGGCCGTGCACGCCATCGGCGACCGGGCCAACACCATCGCCCTCGACGCGTTCGCCGAGGTCGGGTGCGCGGGCCGGATCGAGCACGCCCAGCTGCTGCGTCCCGAGGACGTGCCGCGGTTCGCCGCGCTGGGCCTGGTGGCGAGCGTGCAGCCGGCGCACCAGCCCGACGACCGGGACGTCGCCGACCGGCACT carries:
- a CDS encoding amidohydrolase, yielding MDDLLLRRVRVGVRGPLADVRVHDGVVTAVEEPGAGSGFAARVLDGHGGTVLPGLVDAHAHLLQWAGFRRRIALGAARSAVGAVELLMERLLAAPERSQELVVGAGFRDGLWPDQPHKDLLERALPGRAVALFGADLHTLWLSPAALRVIGLDHPTGVLVENDCMSATAALPSAPVEVQDGWVAEALAAAAARGVTAVADYEYADTVADWTRRAAEKPPLIRVSCVIARYLLEQTIERGHRTGDLLEAGHGLLTVGPFKLFVDGSLNTRTAYCHDPYPGSGGAGSLELPPEELVALMRRAAGHGLDPAVHAIGDRANTIALDAFAEVGCAGRIEHAQLLRPEDVPRFAALGLVASVQPAHQPDDRDVADRHWYGRTERAYPYRALLESGARLEIGSDAPVAPLDPWDGIAAAVERTDDDRPPWHPEQAIPLADALAAASGGRRGVAAGDVADLVLTAADPSGLSAAELRDLPVSATIVGGNPVYVA
- a CDS encoding ROK family transcriptional regulator; the encoded protein is MTQPVRHDAMRARNLGLVLGEVSRGGPLTRAALAERTGLTKSTVSKLVGDLVEAGFLAETGPTRVGERGRPGVSVALSGARMASLGLEVNVDYLAADVLDLSGAVRFSRRVDRDNRGRAPEVVLRAVQDLAEVALAEARAAGLTVAGAVLAVSGPVAGGVLASAPNLGWRDVRAAELLDLPVPVALENEANLGALGELWFGAGAPDFLYVSGEIGIGAGLVVGSELFRGARGLSGELGHVLVSATGPDCRCGARGCLETYAGQEALLAAGGQPDLPALVAALEADDRTALAAADAAAEALGLALTSAVNLLDLDRIVLGGVFGPLFPWLAPPAEAVLTARLASLRGSVPVLSSSTLGASAATLGAAGRTIHRILADPADFLPH